A genomic stretch from Malus domestica chromosome 15, GDT2T_hap1 includes:
- the LOC103431619 gene encoding uncharacterized protein isoform X2 produces MAPRTPRLVVPVDLSRKPWQQKLPLHNRWHPDLPPVAEVKTGEVFRIEMVDWTGGTIKDDDSALDIKSIDLSTVHYLSGPIRISDSDGIPAQPGDLLVVEICNLGPLPGDEWGFTATFDRENGGGFLTDHFPSATKAIWYFEGIYAYSPHIPGVRFPGLTHPGIVGTAPSMELLKIWNERERELEENGLKTMKLCEVLHQRPLANLPSTKGCVLGGIKEGTPEWEKIAMEAARTIPGRENGGNCDIKNLSRGSKVYLPVFVEGANLSTGDMHFSQGDGEISFCGAIEMSGFLELKCEIIRGGMKEYLTPMGPTPLHVNPIFEIGPVEPRFSEWLVFEGISVDERGKQHYLDATVAYKRAVLNAIDYLSKFGYSKEQSYLLLSCCPCEGRISGIVDSPNAVATLAIPTAIFDQDIRPKANKVPVGPRIVRKPDVLKCSYDGNLPTTRNPSSAT; encoded by the exons ATGGCTCCCCGGACTCCGAGACTAGTCGTGCCAGTAGACCTGAGCAGAAAACCGTGGCAGCAAAAGCTACCCCTTCACAACCGTTGGCACCCTGACCTACCCCCGGTGGCGGAGGTTAAAACCGGTGAGGTCTTTAGAATTGAGATGGTAGACTGGACTGGAGGTACTATTAAAGATGATGACTCTGCACTAGATATAAAGTCCATAGACCTCTCAACA GTTCATTACCTCAGTGGACCGATTAGAATTTCGGATTCCGATGGAATTCCAGCACAGCCAGGCGATCTTCTGGTGGTTGAGATATGCAACTTGGGTCCTCTCCCAGGAGATGAATGGGGTTTCACTGCGACATTTGACAGAGAAAATGGAGGGGGTTTTCTGACTGACCATTTTCCTTCTGCAACCAAAGCTATCTGGTATTTCGAAGGGATATATGCCTACTCGCCTCACATACCAG GAGTGAGATTCCCAGGGTTAACCCACCCCGGAATAGTTGGAACAGCACCATCAATGGAACTCCTGAAAATATGGAATGAAAGGGAGAGGGAACTTGAAGAAAATGGACTCAAGACTATGAAATTATGTGAGGTTTTGCATCAACGACCCTTGGCTAACCTACCATCAACAAAAGGTTGCGTCCTTGGAGGG ATCAAAGAGGGCACTCCTGAATGGGAAAAGATCGCCATGGAGGCTGCAAGAACCATTCCAGGAAGAGAAAATGGAGGCAATTGTGACATAAAAAATCTTAGTCGTGGTTCAAAGGTATACCTTCCAGTATTCGTTGAAGGAGCAAATCTTAGTACTGGTGACATGCACTTTTCCCAGGGTGATGGAGAAATTTCATTCTGCGGGGCAATTGAGATGAGTGGATTCCTGGAGCTCAA GTGCGAAATTATAAGGGGAGGAATGAAAGAATACCTTACACCAATGGGGCCCACACCTCTTCACGTAAACCCAATCTTTGAGATAGGCCCGGTCGAGCCAAGATTCTCAGAGTGGTTGGTATTTGAGGGCATCAGTGTTGATGAGAGGGGGAAGCAGCATTACCTAGATGCAACTGTGGCGTACAAGCGTGCAGTACTCAATGCTATTGACTACCTCTCTAAATTTGGATACTCCAAAGAACAG AGCTACCTTCTGTTGTCATGCTGCCCGTGTGAGGGAAGAATTTCCGGTATAGTTGACTCTCCCAATGCTGTTGCAACCCTAGCAATCCCAACAGCTATCTTTGACCAG